A part of Leptospira wolffii serovar Khorat str. Khorat-H2 genomic DNA contains:
- a CDS encoding sensor histidine kinase yields MMMIEEEAELPLTSKPNYYPKEKVLLVGTKKEKSEFLQKICGEIKLTDVRSVFSVDEIPTNEIFDIVYFELTIGEFENLVKRSATGRQHPIYLFGLREFDVRTIVRAIRLGAFDCITEQDSVAEILEIFQKARENLEMNRLHKTVERERFDKLQAELDWNSFRKDLIRRDMRNKDSHLISNIRTSLSQGSGFGALLSVVSLIRKKAKHQGSHYEVPTALIEMLTANTESASKIIEVFNEMDYLIHNTQTKEDFAVSQIHGLFTEEIVKLNDLAASKSLTIKICEDKYANVRDKIGINEKSFRMAIGELLMNAVKFSEPKKVIYILFTLHKDRLLISILNSPKSEEGIRLGIPKEESEFVFQPFARLTKLVHEDIPSLDYGLGLPLVEKIVANHEGRVTAFNVMSFLNEEENLMVLLEIDLPIRDIG; encoded by the coding sequence ATGATGATGATCGAAGAGGAGGCTGAGTTACCACTCACCTCCAAGCCCAACTATTATCCCAAAGAAAAAGTGTTGTTAGTCGGGACAAAAAAAGAAAAGTCGGAGTTCCTGCAAAAAATCTGCGGGGAAATTAAACTCACGGATGTGAGATCCGTTTTTAGTGTCGATGAAATTCCGACTAATGAAATATTCGACATCGTTTACTTCGAGTTAACGATCGGCGAATTCGAAAACCTAGTAAAGCGATCCGCTACCGGCAGGCAGCATCCGATCTATTTATTCGGTTTGAGAGAATTCGACGTCAGGACCATCGTAAGAGCCATACGCTTAGGAGCCTTCGACTGTATTACGGAACAGGATTCCGTAGCCGAAATTCTGGAGATTTTCCAAAAAGCCAGGGAGAATCTGGAAATGAATCGCTTGCATAAGACGGTGGAAAGGGAGCGTTTCGACAAACTCCAGGCCGAATTGGACTGGAATTCCTTTCGAAAGGATTTGATCCGCCGGGATATGCGAAATAAGGACTCGCATCTAATATCGAATATTAGAACTTCCTTAAGCCAAGGTTCCGGATTCGGAGCTCTACTTTCCGTAGTCAGCCTGATTCGAAAGAAAGCGAAACACCAAGGATCTCATTATGAAGTTCCTACCGCTCTAATCGAAATGCTCACGGCCAATACGGAATCAGCCTCTAAGATCATCGAAGTCTTTAACGAAATGGACTATTTGATCCATAATACCCAAACCAAGGAGGATTTCGCCGTTTCCCAGATTCACGGGCTATTCACGGAGGAAATCGTCAAACTAAACGATCTCGCCGCTTCCAAGTCCCTTACGATCAAGATCTGCGAGGACAAATATGCGAACGTAAGGGATAAAATCGGAATCAACGAGAAGAGTTTCCGAATGGCGATCGGAGAATTATTGATGAACGCGGTAAAATTCTCCGAACCGAAGAAAGTAATCTATATTCTTTTCACTTTGCATAAGGATCGCTTACTGATCTCCATCCTGAATTCTCCCAAATCGGAGGAAGGAATAAGACTCGGAATCCCAAAAGAAGAGTCTGAATTCGTATTTCAACCGTTTGCAAGATTGACCAAGCTTGTACACGAAGATATACCCAGCTTGGATTACGGATTAGGACTACCTCTTGTGGAAAAAATAGTCGCCAATCACGAAGGCAGAGTGACCGCCTTTAACGTGATGAGTTTTTTGAACGAAGAAGAAAACCTCATGGTACTCCTCGAGATCGATCTCCCGATTCGAGATATCGGGTAA
- a CDS encoding efflux RND transporter permease subunit, translating into MIEKLIHFCLGNRIPSLVLASGIIVFGFWSWTELKKEAYPDVGDTQVSVIALLPGRAASEVERRVTLPLERGLNSVPYVLTRRSKTIFGLSVLQFVFEDGVSDFMARQLVLERLRDVDLPEEAEISLAPLTGPVGEIFRYTLEADEEWSPMQLRTIQDWTVIPALRQVPGVADIVNFGGLEKQYHIITSPNRLYRYHLTLSDLLDAVRSNNRNTGGNILTRGDQGFMVRGLGAIQSKEDIHNIVVSAVGGTPIYIENLASVEEYPRRPDGIFEYVMRNPITGEIRTRKSGVQGIIAMRRGENPSEIIGRVQAKIEFLNKYSLPKGVRIIATYDRTELVKYTVRTVYRTLFEGVSIVTLVLIFFLGSVRSALVVAFTIPVSLLFGFGMMKLTGIPANLLSLGAIDFGIIVDGAVVMVENIFRKYSEAKKKQPSGLSFSQLLEVTSVSAGEIGREIFFSITIIIFAYLPIFTFQRIEGKLFSPMAFTLSFAILGSLLLTITVIPVLMLLLYRSRMESYSHSSLEWENPILNKIREGYHFLLSKRIQSPGKTVFYTFLFLGFAFALGYSKLGTEFLPELDEGAVNIRCFFPVGMHLRAAEKYLPIVKDSLLQHEQVETVLSQLGRNDEGTDPYGPNRLEVLVGLKDYELWKEKISKQELLRRIEKDLREKLPGVQLLFSQPILDNVTESVTGSVSDLAIFLNGEDLPTLRNNADRILSLIREIPGATDSGIEQERDQAQLSIEVDRRRSARYGINASEILDTVEAAIGGTEVGEVYEGSKRFDIVVRYSTDFRSSLESVKNLLVTSSNGGRIPLAELASIELKDGPTIIQRQDGKRQISVRTNIRGRDQGGFVSEAKEKLAEHLSLPEGVTLGWGGQFENLSRAGERLRIVIPATLVAIFCFLYGIFRSPRYALLSMAGIPVSITGGILALLMRGMNFSVSAGVGFVSLFGISTMTCVLFVSRMLHILGEGDHPDLKQSVLKGAALQFRPRLMTILLALFGLIPAATASGIGSDIQRPLATVIVGGLTMELFTLIYLPCIFYLATRNEYRSQ; encoded by the coding sequence ATGATCGAAAAGTTAATCCACTTCTGTTTAGGAAATCGGATCCCAAGTCTGGTGCTTGCATCCGGTATCATAGTATTCGGTTTCTGGTCCTGGACCGAATTAAAGAAGGAAGCTTATCCGGATGTAGGAGATACTCAGGTAAGCGTTATCGCTCTATTACCGGGTCGCGCCGCTTCGGAAGTGGAAAGAAGGGTGACCCTGCCTTTGGAAAGAGGACTCAACTCCGTTCCTTACGTACTCACGAGAAGATCCAAGACCATTTTCGGCCTGAGCGTTCTACAATTCGTATTCGAAGACGGAGTCTCCGATTTCATGGCGAGGCAACTCGTGCTGGAGAGATTGAGAGATGTAGATCTTCCGGAAGAAGCGGAGATTTCCCTCGCACCTCTCACCGGTCCCGTAGGAGAAATTTTCCGTTATACCTTGGAAGCGGACGAGGAATGGAGCCCCATGCAGCTCAGAACCATCCAAGACTGGACGGTGATTCCGGCGCTCCGCCAGGTTCCGGGAGTTGCGGATATCGTAAACTTCGGAGGACTGGAGAAGCAATACCATATCATCACCTCCCCTAACAGATTGTATCGTTACCATCTCACATTATCCGATCTTTTGGATGCGGTACGGTCCAATAATCGGAATACGGGAGGGAACATTCTCACAAGAGGCGACCAAGGCTTTATGGTCAGAGGTTTGGGAGCCATCCAGTCCAAGGAGGATATTCATAATATCGTGGTATCCGCTGTGGGAGGAACTCCCATTTATATCGAGAATCTGGCCTCGGTCGAGGAATATCCTAGACGACCGGACGGAATCTTCGAATACGTTATGCGGAATCCAATAACCGGAGAGATCCGCACCAGAAAATCCGGAGTGCAAGGAATCATCGCAATGCGCCGGGGAGAGAATCCTTCCGAGATCATAGGGAGAGTACAGGCCAAGATAGAATTCCTAAATAAGTATTCGCTGCCGAAAGGAGTTCGCATCATAGCGACTTACGATCGCACGGAACTCGTAAAATACACGGTCCGGACGGTTTACAGAACTCTTTTCGAAGGTGTAAGCATAGTAACTCTTGTGCTCATATTCTTTCTTGGAAGCGTAAGATCCGCTCTTGTAGTAGCGTTCACCATTCCCGTTTCCCTCTTATTCGGTTTCGGAATGATGAAATTGACCGGAATTCCGGCTAACCTATTATCCTTGGGAGCCATAGACTTCGGAATCATCGTGGACGGTGCAGTCGTGATGGTGGAGAATATTTTTCGCAAATATTCGGAAGCTAAGAAAAAGCAACCTTCCGGATTGTCCTTCTCCCAATTATTAGAAGTGACAAGCGTTTCAGCCGGAGAAATCGGAAGGGAAATCTTCTTCTCCATAACCATTATCATATTCGCTTATCTCCCGATCTTCACATTCCAAAGAATAGAAGGGAAGCTCTTCTCTCCTATGGCCTTTACGCTCTCCTTTGCGATATTGGGGAGTCTATTGCTTACGATCACGGTGATCCCGGTTCTAATGCTGCTCTTGTATCGATCCAGGATGGAGAGTTATTCTCATTCCTCGTTGGAATGGGAAAATCCGATCCTAAATAAGATCCGGGAAGGATATCATTTCTTGCTCTCCAAGAGAATCCAATCTCCCGGCAAAACAGTATTTTACACTTTCCTGTTCTTAGGATTCGCGTTCGCATTGGGATATTCCAAATTAGGAACGGAGTTCCTACCGGAATTGGACGAAGGGGCCGTAAATATACGATGCTTTTTTCCCGTCGGAATGCATCTTAGAGCCGCGGAGAAATACCTCCCGATCGTGAAGGATTCCCTATTGCAACACGAGCAGGTCGAAACCGTCTTAAGTCAGCTAGGCAGAAACGACGAGGGCACCGACCCCTACGGTCCGAACCGTTTAGAGGTCCTCGTCGGTTTAAAGGACTACGAACTCTGGAAGGAAAAAATTTCTAAGCAGGAATTATTGAGAAGAATAGAAAAGGATCTGAGGGAGAAACTTCCCGGAGTCCAACTTCTATTCTCCCAACCGATTCTGGACAATGTGACCGAATCCGTCACAGGAAGCGTATCCGATCTTGCGATCTTTCTAAACGGGGAGGATCTTCCTACATTAAGAAATAATGCGGACAGAATTCTCTCACTCATCCGAGAAATCCCGGGAGCAACCGATTCCGGAATCGAGCAGGAAAGGGACCAAGCTCAACTTTCCATCGAAGTGGACAGAAGAAGATCTGCAAGATACGGAATCAACGCGTCCGAAATTCTGGATACGGTGGAAGCCGCAATCGGCGGAACCGAGGTGGGAGAAGTTTACGAAGGTTCCAAAAGATTCGATATCGTTGTCCGGTATAGCACCGACTTTCGCTCTTCACTGGAAAGTGTGAAAAATTTGCTCGTGACCTCCTCGAACGGAGGCAGGATCCCTCTTGCGGAACTGGCATCCATAGAACTCAAGGACGGTCCCACGATCATCCAAAGACAGGACGGGAAAAGGCAGATTTCCGTCAGAACGAATATTCGAGGCAGAGACCAAGGGGGATTCGTCTCGGAGGCGAAGGAAAAATTGGCGGAACATCTAAGCCTTCCGGAAGGCGTTACATTGGGCTGGGGCGGGCAATTCGAGAATTTATCCCGAGCAGGAGAACGTTTACGCATAGTAATCCCGGCTACTTTGGTCGCGATTTTCTGCTTTCTTTACGGAATATTCCGATCTCCGCGTTATGCTCTCTTATCTATGGCGGGTATTCCAGTTTCCATTACTGGGGGAATCCTAGCTCTGCTCATGAGAGGAATGAATTTCTCCGTTTCGGCAGGAGTAGGATTCGTTTCCCTTTTCGGAATTTCCACCATGACCTGCGTGCTTTTCGTTTCCAGAATGTTACATATTCTCGGAGAAGGAGATCATCCCGATCTGAAACAATCCGTATTGAAAGGAGCGGCCCTGCAATTCCGCCCTAGACTCATGACCATTCTTCTGGCGTTATTCGGATTGATTCCAGCTGCAACCGCAAGCGGAATCGGGTCGGATATACAGAGACCCTTGGCTACGGTAATCGTAGGAGGCCTGACTATGGAGTTATTTACTCTAATCTATCTCCCTTGCATTTTTTATCTCGCCACACGTAACGAATACCGTTCGCAATAA
- a CDS encoding efflux RND transporter periplasmic adaptor subunit, translated as MNPSRWKFFYELHLQGRPIRWVLLFVIVILGFWGYSKFSAYKLKEAWKQEKDRSPKVSDNGETISFPPDSSGLARMSILRVGVGDASFSVIAPARVIASINTSVNSGEKIILFDSADTTQMFAEYKRSRAVTAKSFKDLARVRDMYANQAATGREVTEAESNFAIAKAESAETESKLRSIGFNPKELDSVSGPSLWLICDVPESQLSEVQKGEEVRIQFSSFPGKVFKGHAEAVGEVVDPTLRTVKVRVTLRNPKEKILPGMYARVDFGDPRTSVIVLPNQAIITVDEKNYVFLSEGDGIFRRRQVVLGTSGEDRTIVNEGLSSGDQVVTEGAFLLKGLSFGF; from the coding sequence ATGAATCCCAGCCGTTGGAAGTTCTTCTACGAACTTCATTTGCAGGGAAGACCGATTCGTTGGGTCCTACTGTTCGTTATCGTGATTTTAGGGTTCTGGGGTTACTCCAAATTCTCCGCATACAAACTGAAGGAAGCATGGAAGCAGGAAAAGGACCGCAGCCCTAAGGTTTCGGATAACGGAGAAACGATCTCCTTCCCTCCCGATTCCTCCGGGCTCGCAAGAATGTCCATTCTTAGAGTGGGCGTCGGAGACGCTTCCTTTTCGGTGATCGCCCCCGCTCGTGTAATTGCAAGCATCAATACCTCCGTAAACTCGGGGGAGAAAATCATTCTATTCGATTCCGCGGACACGACGCAAATGTTTGCGGAGTATAAAAGAAGTCGGGCTGTGACCGCAAAATCATTTAAGGACTTGGCCAGAGTCCGCGACATGTATGCGAACCAGGCGGCAACCGGAAGAGAAGTAACCGAAGCGGAATCCAACTTCGCAATTGCGAAAGCGGAAAGCGCCGAGACGGAATCCAAATTGAGATCCATCGGATTCAATCCGAAGGAATTGGATAGCGTTTCCGGGCCTTCTCTTTGGTTGATTTGCGACGTTCCCGAATCGCAACTGAGCGAGGTTCAAAAGGGAGAAGAAGTGAGAATCCAATTTTCTTCCTTTCCGGGAAAGGTATTCAAGGGTCATGCGGAAGCCGTGGGAGAAGTCGTAGACCCCACTCTTAGGACCGTAAAAGTGAGGGTTACTCTTAGAAATCCCAAAGAGAAAATTCTTCCGGGAATGTACGCTCGCGTGGATTTCGGAGATCCGAGAACCTCCGTCATCGTTTTACCGAACCAAGCGATCATCACGGTGGATGAAAAGAATTACGTTTTTCTTTCGGAAGGAGACGGTATATTTCGCAGAAGACAGGTCGTATTAGGAACCTCGGGAGAGGATCGAACCATCGTGAACGAAGGCCTCTCTTCCGGAGATCAAGTCGTTACCGAAGGCGCCTTTCTACTGAAAGGATTGAGTTTCGGATTTTAG
- a CDS encoding TolC family protein — MRGIYYYFIQYLFLFSLYLGITGDSLGSGEESKVSPPSSTSPGKRISLIDAENLFLRNNLSLLASRMDVESKKGDVLQAGLWDNPNFFMDQNAYNRNTGVVLDTTKNGQTAIQIQQLFVLAGKRDKRIRLAKWNKEIAEQTFYDTLRSLKLELRSSFFQLYFARKSLEFYEESIPQVRKTIVGAENVYKSRELLLAELLRLKAILFRLETDRSELIKIILEKEETLRVLLNDPESFEEEIFPIWSESETSESSPLVLETEDLLKAALEYRPDLKGLELAVKAEQTNLSLQKAMAVPDLALGGSWDRAGNYINNYYGVTVSIALPVFDRNQGNIRSSETVLAAKKAALEEKFLKVKAEVKSALGQAKEKDRLLQEYRNSFTKDYKNLAGMMIENYKKRYITILEFSDFFESYSDSTIKMIRLRSDRIDAIENLNYTVGRTIAGEGK; from the coding sequence ATGCGCGGCATATATTATTATTTCATACAATACTTATTTTTATTTTCCTTATACTTAGGGATCACCGGAGATTCCTTAGGATCCGGAGAAGAATCGAAGGTCTCTCCCCCATCCTCGACTTCTCCCGGAAAACGAATCAGTTTGATCGACGCGGAGAATCTATTTCTCAGGAATAATCTCTCCCTTCTTGCTTCGCGTATGGATGTGGAATCCAAGAAAGGGGATGTCCTCCAGGCAGGACTTTGGGATAACCCGAATTTCTTTATGGACCAGAACGCTTATAATCGGAACACGGGAGTTGTTTTAGACACCACTAAGAACGGACAAACCGCGATACAGATCCAACAACTATTCGTGCTTGCAGGCAAAAGGGATAAGAGAATCCGTTTGGCGAAATGGAATAAGGAAATCGCCGAGCAGACATTTTACGATACGTTACGATCTTTAAAACTGGAGCTGCGTTCCTCCTTCTTCCAACTCTATTTCGCCCGCAAGTCCTTGGAATTCTACGAGGAAAGCATTCCCCAAGTAAGAAAAACCATCGTGGGAGCGGAAAACGTTTATAAGAGTCGGGAACTTCTTCTTGCGGAGCTCTTGCGACTCAAGGCCATCCTGTTCCGACTGGAGACGGATCGCTCCGAGCTTATCAAAATCATTCTGGAAAAGGAAGAGACCTTGAGGGTCCTACTCAACGATCCGGAATCCTTCGAAGAGGAAATCTTTCCCATATGGAGCGAATCGGAGACCTCGGAATCTTCTCCCTTGGTTTTGGAAACGGAGGATTTGCTCAAGGCCGCCTTGGAATACAGACCGGATCTGAAAGGATTGGAGCTCGCGGTGAAAGCGGAGCAGACGAATCTTTCCTTACAAAAGGCCATGGCGGTTCCGGACTTGGCATTGGGAGGAAGCTGGGATCGCGCCGGTAATTATATCAATAATTACTACGGGGTTACCGTTTCCATCGCACTACCGGTTTTCGATAGGAACCAGGGAAATATCCGATCCTCCGAAACGGTGCTCGCCGCGAAAAAGGCCGCCTTGGAGGAAAAATTCCTGAAAGTAAAGGCGGAAGTAAAATCTGCCTTGGGCCAGGCAAAAGAGAAGGATAGGCTCCTGCAGGAATATAGGAACTCGTTCACGAAGGATTATAAGAATTTAGCGGGAATGATGATCGAGAACTACAAGAAAAGATACATTACGATTCTAGAATTCTCCGATTTCTTCGAATCTTATAGCGACAGCACAATTAAGATGATCCGACTTCGCTCAGACAGGATAGATGCCATCGAAAATCTGAATTATACGGTCGGTAGGACGATCGCAGGAGAAGGCAAATGA